One Prunus dulcis chromosome 8, ALMONDv2, whole genome shotgun sequence DNA window includes the following coding sequences:
- the LOC117638089 gene encoding 40S ribosomal protein SA-like isoform X2: MANASPPRLLSQKEADIQMMLAAEVHLGTKNCDFQMERYVFKRRNDGIYIINLGKTWDKLQLAARVIVAIENPKDIIVQSARPYGQRAVLKFAQHTGANAIAGRHTPGTFTNQLQTSFNEPRLLILTDPRTDHQPIKEAALGNIPTIAFCDTDSPMRYVDIGIPANNKGKHSIGCLFWILARMVLQMRGSLRPGHKWDVMVDLFFYREPEEAKEKEEEEAATVADYGITDYSASGGLAGGLVGDQWPAQVSDAPWPTDAPAAIPAAPVVSWTAEPAAADGWGEPVPGPAPVEGAPTATGWDL, from the exons ATGGCGAATGCATCGCCTCCTCGTCTGCTCAGTCAGAAAGAGGCTGACATCCAGATGATGCTTGCCGCTGAGGTCCATCTGGGCACCAAAAACTGTGATTTTCAGATGGAAAGATACGTCTTCAAGCGCCGTAATGATG GGATTTACATTATCAATCTCGGAAAGACATGGGACAAGCTTCAGCTGGCTGCCAGGGTGATTGTTGCGATTGAAAATCCCAAGGATATTATTGTACAATCGGCAAGGCCCTACGGTCAAAGGGCTGTTCTGAAGTTTGCTCAGCACACCGGGGCTAATGCAATTGCTGGAAGACACACCCCAGGAACCTTTACCAATCAGCTTCAGACATCTTTCAATGAGCCCCGTCTCCTCATTCTGACTGATCCAAGAACAGATCACCAG CCAATTAAGGAAGCAGCTCTTGGAAACATTCCAACAATTGCTTTCTGTGATACTGATTCTCCCATGCGTTATGTTGATATTGGGATCCCTGCCAATAACAAGGGTAAGCACAGCATAGGATGTCTTTTCTGGATCCTAGCAAGGATGGTTTTGCAGATGCGTGGCTCCCTTCGTCCAGGGCATAAGTGGGATGTCATG GTTGATCTATTCTTCTATAGAGAGCCTGAGGAGGCCAAGgaaaaggaggaggaagaagctgCCACAGTGGCGGATTATGGAATTACAGATTATTCTGCATCTGGTGGCCTTGCTGGTGGTCTTGTTGGTGATCAATGGCCTGCCCAAGTTTCTGATGCGCCTTGGCCAACCGATGCCCCTGCAGCTATCCCAGCAGCTCCTGTTGTTAGCTGGACTGCAGAACCAG
- the LOC117638089 gene encoding 40S ribosomal protein SA-like isoform X1: MANASPPRLLSQKEADIQMMLAAEVHLGTKNCDFQMERYVFKRRNDGIYIINLGKTWDKLQLAARVIVAIENPKDIIVQSARPYGQRAVLKFAQHTGANAIAGRHTPGTFTNQLQTSFNEPRLLILTDPRTDHQPIKEAALGNIPTIAFCDTDSPMRYVDIGIPANNKGKHSIGCLFWILARMVLQMRGSLRPGHKWDVMVDLFFYREPEEAKEKEEEEAATVADYGITDYSASGGLAGGLVGDQWPAQVSDAPWPTDAPAAIPAAPVVSWTAEPVAAADGWGEPVPGPAPVEGAPTATGWDL; encoded by the exons ATGGCGAATGCATCGCCTCCTCGTCTGCTCAGTCAGAAAGAGGCTGACATCCAGATGATGCTTGCCGCTGAGGTCCATCTGGGCACCAAAAACTGTGATTTTCAGATGGAAAGATACGTCTTCAAGCGCCGTAATGATG GGATTTACATTATCAATCTCGGAAAGACATGGGACAAGCTTCAGCTGGCTGCCAGGGTGATTGTTGCGATTGAAAATCCCAAGGATATTATTGTACAATCGGCAAGGCCCTACGGTCAAAGGGCTGTTCTGAAGTTTGCTCAGCACACCGGGGCTAATGCAATTGCTGGAAGACACACCCCAGGAACCTTTACCAATCAGCTTCAGACATCTTTCAATGAGCCCCGTCTCCTCATTCTGACTGATCCAAGAACAGATCACCAG CCAATTAAGGAAGCAGCTCTTGGAAACATTCCAACAATTGCTTTCTGTGATACTGATTCTCCCATGCGTTATGTTGATATTGGGATCCCTGCCAATAACAAGGGTAAGCACAGCATAGGATGTCTTTTCTGGATCCTAGCAAGGATGGTTTTGCAGATGCGTGGCTCCCTTCGTCCAGGGCATAAGTGGGATGTCATG GTTGATCTATTCTTCTATAGAGAGCCTGAGGAGGCCAAGgaaaaggaggaggaagaagctgCCACAGTGGCGGATTATGGAATTACAGATTATTCTGCATCTGGTGGCCTTGCTGGTGGTCTTGTTGGTGATCAATGGCCTGCCCAAGTTTCTGATGCGCCTTGGCCAACCGATGCCCCTGCAGCTATCCCAGCAGCTCCTGTTGTTAGCTGGACTGCAGAACCAG